In one window of Legionella fallonii LLAP-10 DNA:
- the sohB gene encoding protease SohB → MEFLSQYGLFLLKTVTLVIAILVLIAGVFALGRKPKHKLDVTSLNEQYEHIHSLMQKEVLGKKTEKKKKDKSKNKQPTLYVLDFHGDIKASQVEQLREEVSAILSIAKQEDEVLVRLDSPGGSVNGYGLAAAQLQRIREKNIPLTVSIDKVAASGGYLMACVANSIIAAPFAIIGSIGVVAQIPNFHRWLKKNNVDIELLTAGEYKRTLTLFAENTEKGRKKFQEDLEKIHTAFREYVLSNRSQLDIDKVSTGEHWLAKDAFDLRLVDKLATSDDYLIGKMANFKAFKLTIQPKTSLVNKLIKPVMNLMHPWA, encoded by the coding sequence ATGGAATTTCTTAGTCAATATGGGTTGTTTCTATTAAAAACAGTCACTCTTGTTATTGCCATATTAGTTCTTATTGCTGGCGTTTTTGCTCTAGGCCGAAAACCTAAGCATAAATTGGATGTTACCTCGCTCAATGAACAATACGAACACATTCATTCACTAATGCAAAAGGAGGTTTTAGGTAAAAAAACTGAGAAAAAGAAAAAAGATAAAAGTAAAAATAAACAGCCCACCCTTTATGTCCTGGATTTTCATGGAGACATTAAAGCATCACAGGTTGAACAACTCAGAGAGGAAGTATCTGCTATTTTAAGCATTGCTAAGCAGGAAGACGAAGTACTTGTTCGACTAGATAGCCCCGGAGGTTCCGTTAACGGCTATGGACTTGCTGCAGCCCAACTGCAACGAATTCGCGAAAAAAATATTCCTTTAACCGTCAGCATCGATAAAGTAGCGGCAAGTGGAGGGTATTTAATGGCCTGTGTGGCAAACAGTATTATTGCCGCCCCTTTTGCAATCATAGGATCTATAGGTGTAGTGGCACAAATCCCTAATTTTCATCGCTGGTTAAAGAAAAACAATGTTGATATAGAGCTGTTAACGGCAGGGGAATATAAGCGCACTTTAACTCTTTTTGCTGAAAACACAGAAAAGGGAAGAAAAAAATTCCAAGAAGATCTGGAAAAAATACATACAGCGTTCAGAGAATATGTTCTATCTAATCGTAGTCAGCTTGACATAGACAAAGTCTCTACAGGGGAACACTGGTTAGCCAAAGATGCTTTTGATCTACGTTTAGTAGATAAATTGGCCACTAGCGATGACTACCTCATAGGAAAAATGGCAAACTTTAAAGCGTTTAAATTAACGATTCAGCCTAAAACTTCTTTAGTAAATAAGCTCATTAAACCAGTAATGAATTTAATGCATCCATGGGCCTAG
- the ccmA gene encoding heme ABC exporter ATP-binding protein CcmA has product MLDVIDLDFDYQEQPLLKKVTFHVPSGGLLHLRGANGSGKTTLIKLIAGLYQPEQGQILFAKQNIANHLAAYQRQICFVGHKTGINPYLSLRENCFFDLHYQDVDSNIDTLVSIFKLGSHLDSPCGLLSAGQRRQVGLLRLWMSDAKLWLLDEPLVALDDAALSIIMAKIENHRKQGGAVLLTSHQSLPMSSSDYQEYHL; this is encoded by the coding sequence ATGCTTGACGTTATTGATCTTGATTTTGACTACCAAGAGCAGCCTTTGCTAAAAAAGGTTACTTTTCATGTGCCTTCTGGGGGACTGCTGCACTTGCGAGGTGCTAATGGGTCTGGAAAAACCACGTTAATCAAGTTAATTGCAGGCTTATATCAACCGGAACAAGGACAAATTCTCTTTGCAAAGCAAAATATAGCAAATCATTTAGCAGCCTATCAGCGTCAGATATGTTTTGTAGGTCATAAGACAGGCATTAATCCTTATCTCAGTTTGAGAGAAAATTGTTTCTTTGATCTTCATTATCAAGACGTTGATAGCAATATAGATACACTGGTTTCAATTTTTAAATTGGGAAGTCATCTTGATTCCCCTTGTGGTTTGCTTTCTGCTGGACAAAGAAGGCAGGTGGGATTGCTTCGATTATGGATGTCTGATGCTAAATTGTGGCTTCTGGATGAGCCTTTGGTTGCGTTGGATGATGCTGCTTTATCAATTATTATGGCTAAAATAGAGAATCACCGAAAGCAGGGGGGGGCTGTATTATTAACTTCTCATCAAAGCTTGCCTATGAGTAGTTCCGATTATCAGGAGTATCATTTGTGA
- the ccmB gene encoding heme exporter protein CcmB: protein MTSGFSLFLRLFKRELLIQVRQIKFLVNSCLFFLMLLFIFPLTLKPELALMRTIAPGLIWMAMLLSMLLSAERLFQQDYEHGVIEQWLVSGLPLNLMVAAKVTAHWLFNLLPIVILCPLIAILFSFSPWETWILILSLLCGTPALLFLCALAAAFGVGVNQRGALMALILLPLTLPLLIFGSATLNIAMQGLPIKGYLALLLAMSVIAVGFLPYAIAGVIRISHVD, encoded by the coding sequence GTGACTTCCGGGTTCTCATTATTTTTAAGGTTATTTAAACGAGAATTACTTATTCAGGTGCGACAAATTAAGTTTTTAGTTAACTCTTGTTTATTTTTTTTGATGTTGTTATTTATTTTTCCACTGACGTTAAAACCGGAGTTAGCTTTAATGAGAACTATTGCTCCGGGGTTGATATGGATGGCTATGTTGTTATCGATGTTACTTTCAGCAGAGCGTTTATTTCAACAAGATTACGAGCATGGAGTAATAGAGCAATGGCTTGTTTCAGGGCTACCATTAAATCTTATGGTTGCTGCTAAGGTAACAGCTCATTGGCTTTTCAATTTGTTACCCATAGTTATTTTATGTCCTCTTATTGCTATTCTATTTTCCTTTAGTCCATGGGAAACCTGGATATTAATACTTAGTCTTTTATGTGGAACACCCGCCTTATTATTTTTATGCGCCCTGGCTGCCGCTTTTGGAGTAGGGGTCAATCAACGAGGCGCTTTGATGGCTTTAATTTTATTACCTTTAACCCTGCCTTTACTCATATTTGGTAGCGCGACTTTAAATATTGCTATGCAAGGCTTGCCTATTAAAGGATATTTGGCTTTGCTGTTAGCTATGTCTGTTATTGCAGTAGGATTTTTACCTTATGCTATTGCCGGAGTGATTCGTATAAGCCATGTCGATTAA
- a CDS encoding glycosyltransferase family 39 protein — MAFQLNTHYPQNFFREIECRQFNQPAIKFLSQHYLLSIVFFFVLGKLLYVFTYFILLQGQIIENNLINNVCHWDCQWYKNLISHGYDTVAYPIDDSMFSGQANWAFFPLFPLISRGLIQIFNSEFSVIVLNQILFFASMILLYQFCASNYSKNIALIATLILGVSSENIYILSLYTESLFIFLSLLTLHLITNNKYVAAAICCGLLSATKVQGAAMSLPLLLCYARSGNFAFTKKRVLSLLVLLVLSLSGLLIYMVYLKFQTGDFLAFYNIQQQWARFHTSWLHPVKAIKSIHGNAIDTVFAILSMLPIFYFYRQKRYNEFLFLLLCWLMAVLSQNLMGITRFLFANYAIYIFLAICSTRTKILFFCMISAILFFNITITYLWLIDSTYAI; from the coding sequence ATGGCATTTCAACTCAATACCCACTACCCACAGAATTTTTTTAGAGAGATAGAATGTAGGCAATTCAATCAGCCTGCTATTAAATTTTTGTCTCAACATTATCTGCTTTCTATAGTATTTTTCTTTGTTTTGGGCAAATTACTTTATGTTTTTACTTATTTTATTTTGTTACAAGGACAGATTATTGAAAATAATTTAATAAACAACGTATGTCATTGGGATTGTCAATGGTATAAGAATTTAATTTCTCATGGATACGACACGGTTGCTTATCCTATTGACGATAGCATGTTTTCAGGTCAAGCGAACTGGGCTTTTTTTCCATTATTTCCTCTGATCTCTAGAGGTCTTATCCAGATTTTTAATAGCGAATTTAGTGTTATTGTCTTGAATCAAATACTATTTTTTGCATCGATGATTTTATTGTATCAATTTTGTGCTTCAAATTATTCAAAAAATATTGCTCTTATTGCTACATTGATTTTAGGAGTTAGTAGTGAAAATATTTATATATTGTCACTATATACAGAATCATTATTTATTTTTCTTTCGTTACTAACCCTTCATCTTATTACCAATAACAAATATGTTGCTGCAGCTATTTGCTGCGGCTTACTCAGCGCAACAAAGGTTCAGGGGGCTGCCATGTCGTTGCCTTTGTTATTGTGCTATGCACGAAGCGGTAACTTTGCATTTACCAAAAAACGTGTTCTATCTTTATTGGTTCTGCTCGTTTTATCTCTATCTGGCTTATTGATTTATATGGTTTATTTAAAATTTCAAACGGGTGATTTTTTAGCTTTCTATAACATTCAACAACAATGGGCGCGATTTCATACCAGTTGGTTGCATCCCGTGAAGGCGATTAAATCAATTCATGGAAATGCAATAGATACAGTGTTTGCTATCTTATCTATGCTTCCTATTTTCTACTTCTATAGACAAAAACGATATAATGAGTTTCTTTTCCTGCTTTTGTGCTGGTTAATGGCCGTTTTATCACAGAATTTAATGGGGATTACCAGGTTTTTATTTGCTAATTATGCAATTTATATTTTTTTAGCTATTTGCAGTACGCGTACCAAAATTCTCTTTTTTTGTATGATTTCTGCCATTTTGTTTTTCAATATAACGATAACCTATTTATGGTTGATTGATTCAACGTATGCGATTTAA
- a CDS encoding MFS transporter, with protein MTRSKKLITMFTVSLALFMDVLDTNIINTAIPTMARDFSVNPVDLKIALISYLLSLALFIPISGWTADKYGIKRIYISAIALFTLSSFGCGYAHTLSDLIIARSFQGIGGAFMISLGRLIVARTFERHQLVEAMNTVIIVVSLAVMIGPFVGGVITEHLSWPWIFWINIPAGILAIILAVYGLKDTAPKRARPFDALGFILFGGSLALLCFSLSQLSESGVNIHSIVLMLLISLFMFISYFIHAKNYPHPVINTKLFRFRTFRVSVFGNLCARLGFGGMPFLLPLLQQIGLGFSAQLSGFLLTPIAFGIICSKLITFRILRQLGYKRYLLINTLLMGVVLGAFQIINNDTPTYIIASLTFIFGLFTAAQFTAMNSLAFAEINDDDLSALTSITSTTQVLAQTFGVAFGAILLRFYSSHAVLTTTVFHHAFFTMSIITMLSAGIFIGLKADDGHEMLAEGGGEFH; from the coding sequence ATGACACGATCTAAAAAACTTATAACAATGTTTACTGTTTCTTTGGCATTGTTTATGGACGTATTGGATACCAACATTATTAATACGGCTATTCCTACTATGGCACGTGATTTTTCGGTCAATCCAGTTGATTTAAAAATTGCACTTATTAGTTATTTATTAAGTTTGGCGTTATTTATTCCTATTAGTGGTTGGACTGCCGATAAATACGGCATTAAACGAATTTATATCAGCGCGATAGCACTATTCACCCTAAGCTCTTTTGGCTGTGGTTATGCACATACTTTGTCTGACCTCATTATTGCTCGCAGTTTCCAGGGAATTGGCGGGGCTTTTATGATCTCCTTAGGTCGGTTAATTGTTGCACGAACTTTTGAAAGGCATCAATTGGTTGAAGCAATGAATACGGTAATTATCGTTGTTTCTCTTGCGGTGATGATAGGGCCATTTGTAGGTGGTGTTATTACGGAACATTTATCATGGCCGTGGATTTTTTGGATTAATATTCCTGCCGGAATTTTGGCCATTATCCTTGCTGTTTATGGTTTAAAGGATACGGCTCCAAAACGAGCACGTCCTTTTGATGCTCTTGGTTTTATCCTGTTTGGAGGAAGTTTAGCATTATTGTGTTTTTCATTATCTCAATTGAGTGAGTCAGGGGTTAACATACATTCAATTGTCTTAATGCTTTTGATTTCTCTTTTTATGTTTATCTCCTATTTTATTCATGCAAAAAATTATCCTCATCCCGTAATCAATACTAAGCTTTTTCGTTTTCGCACCTTTCGTGTTTCCGTGTTCGGTAATTTATGCGCACGATTAGGTTTTGGCGGAATGCCGTTTTTGTTGCCTTTGCTACAACAAATCGGCCTTGGTTTTAGTGCTCAATTATCAGGGTTTTTATTAACTCCTATTGCTTTCGGTATTATTTGTTCCAAGCTGATTACTTTTCGTATTTTGCGTCAGCTTGGATATAAACGCTATTTGCTAATAAATACGCTGCTTATGGGAGTAGTTTTAGGCGCTTTTCAAATAATTAACAACGATACTCCAACTTATATTATTGCCAGCTTAACTTTTATTTTCGGTTTGTTTACTGCCGCTCAATTTACGGCGATGAACTCACTTGCTTTTGCTGAAATCAATGATGACGACTTGAGTGCTTTAACGAGCATTACTAGCACTACTCAAGTATTAGCTCAAACATTTGGTGTGGCCTTTGGAGCTATTCTGCTGCGCTTTTATTCATCGCATGCAGTGCTCACGACAACAGTATTTCATCATGCCTTTTTTACCATGAGTATTATTACAATGCTTTCAGCAGGTATTTTTATTGGTTTGAAAGCAGATGATGGTCATGAGATGCTCGCCGAAGGAGGAGGGGAGTTTCATTAG
- the ccmC gene encoding heme ABC transporter permease CcmC: MWKFLYQLASPKIFYTLSGRLIPWLATSASVTLTIGIIWGLVFAPPDYQQGEAYRIIYIHVPSAFLSMALYAWMGFLAVLLLVWRIKIAGLLISLVAQVGASMAFLALVTGSIWGKPMWGAWWVWDARLTSELILLLLYAAILTTHQAVKNKEDGDKIIAILTLVGLIDLPIIHYSVYWWNTLHQGATLSAFAKPKIAGSMLYPLLLTLVGFFLYCLWIILEKARNEVLIRERRQSWVRTQFEGEC; encoded by the coding sequence ATGTGGAAGTTTTTATATCAATTAGCCTCTCCAAAGATTTTTTATACTCTATCAGGGCGCCTCATTCCTTGGTTAGCTACGAGTGCATCAGTGACTCTAACCATTGGCATCATATGGGGGTTGGTATTTGCTCCACCAGACTATCAACAGGGTGAAGCTTATAGGATTATCTATATACATGTGCCTAGTGCTTTTTTATCGATGGCGCTTTATGCCTGGATGGGGTTTCTTGCTGTATTGCTTTTAGTCTGGCGTATCAAAATTGCAGGCTTACTCATTAGTCTAGTGGCTCAAGTGGGCGCTAGTATGGCATTTCTTGCTTTGGTAACAGGTAGTATTTGGGGTAAGCCAATGTGGGGAGCCTGGTGGGTTTGGGATGCCCGTCTAACTTCTGAATTAATTCTTTTGTTGCTTTACGCGGCAATTTTAACAACACATCAAGCAGTAAAAAATAAGGAAGATGGGGATAAGATAATTGCCATATTAACATTAGTTGGTTTAATTGATTTACCCATTATCCATTATTCAGTGTATTGGTGGAATACTTTACATCAAGGGGCTACTTTGTCTGCTTTTGCAAAACCTAAAATTGCTGGCAGCATGCTATATCCTTTACTTTTAACCTTAGTTGGATTTTTCTTATATTGTTTGTGGATTATTTTAGAAAAGGCTCGTAATGAGGTATTGATCCGTGAGCGACGACAATCTTGGGTTAGAACTCAATTTGAGGGCGAATGTTAA
- the ccmD gene encoding heme exporter protein CcmD, translating into MNQLFEWLAMGGYSIYVWPAYGLVCVVLVMNILGIKWQKTRTRQKLQRWFKK; encoded by the coding sequence ATGAATCAGTTGTTTGAGTGGCTAGCTATGGGAGGCTACTCCATTTATGTTTGGCCAGCTTATGGTCTTGTTTGTGTCGTATTAGTCATGAATATTTTGGGGATTAAGTGGCAAAAGACTCGCACCCGTCAAAAACTGCAAAGATGGTTTAAGAAATAA
- the ccmE gene encoding cytochrome c maturation protein CcmE: MVPARKRKMLMLLFIMSILAIASALVLYALRQNISLFYTPTQAVEGHAPLNHSIRVGGMVEKGSIIRSEKGLDVQFKITDFDKSITVTYHGILPDLFREGQGVVAEGLLTDNLNFRALQVLAKHDANYMPPEVKAALAKKVKS, from the coding sequence ATGGTACCCGCTAGAAAGCGTAAAATGCTGATGTTGCTCTTTATTATGTCTATTTTAGCCATAGCTTCGGCATTAGTCTTATATGCTTTAAGACAGAATATCAGTTTATTTTATACTCCGACTCAAGCTGTCGAGGGACATGCCCCTCTCAACCACTCAATTCGCGTAGGAGGAATGGTTGAAAAAGGCAGTATTATTCGTTCTGAGAAGGGATTGGACGTGCAATTTAAAATAACCGATTTTGATAAGAGCATTACCGTGACTTATCACGGCATTCTTCCTGATTTATTTCGTGAAGGGCAGGGGGTGGTCGCTGAGGGCCTACTTACTGACAATCTTAATTTTCGTGCATTACAGGTATTAGCCAAACACGATGCTAACTACATGCCTCCGGAAGTGAAAGCTGCCTTGGCTAAAAAGGTGAAGTCATGA